A genome region from Brassica oleracea var. oleracea cultivar TO1000 chromosome C2, BOL, whole genome shotgun sequence includes the following:
- the LOC106319548 gene encoding serine/threonine-protein kinase BLUS1-like isoform X1, which translates to MWSGGEKKGFSVNPKDYKLMEEVGYGASAVVHRAIYLPTKQVVAIKCLDLDRCNSNLDDIRREAQTMSLIDHPNVIKSFCSFAVDHHLWVVMPFMAQGSCLHLMKAAYPDGFEESAICSMLKETLKALDYLHRQGHIHRDVKAGNILLDNTGEVKLGDFGVSACLFDSGDRQRARNTFVGTPCWMAPEVLQPGSGYNSKADIWSFGITALELAHGHAPFSKYPPMKVLLMTIQNAPPGLDYDRDKKFSKSFKEMVALCLVKDQTKRPTAEKLLKHSFFKNAKPPEICVKKLFADLPPLWTRVKTLEAKDAAQLALKGIASADQEAISQSEYQRGVSAWNFNVEDLKEQASLLDDDDSLAESREEDELCGEQLHNNNIKAKEKKLNPEVEEKTASSAEQTTPSPKCNVPQGKAEPVRRQTQSGPLSPGTLLTNSDSDKGHGYYLRPESERQPAPSAQRAPSFSGPLNLPNRASANSFSAPIKSSGGFRDSMDDKSKPNVVQIKGRFQVTSENLDLARASPLRKSASVGNWILESKMQQPTGQPIKELSNPVSPSFIMPQLQNLLQQNLIQQDLIIKLLNSLQASEATDASQNEKLPPLPRGSDSNAVIELTSSERERLLLNKMSEIRARMKELTEELEEEKSKDTRLQQKLKSVTCQL; encoded by the exons ATGTGGAGCGGTGGGGAGAAGAAAGGTTTCTCTGTGAACCCTAAAGACTATAAGCTAATGGAAGAAGTTGGGTATGGTGCTAGTGCTGTTGTCCATCGAGCAATTTATCTTCCTACCAAACAAGTCGTCGCTATCAAGTGTTTGGATCTCGATCGCTGCAACTCCAATCTG GATGATATAAGGAGGGAAGCGCAGACCATGAGTTTGATAGATCACCCCAACGTTATAAAGTCGTTTTGTTCGTTTGCTGTTGACCATCACCTCTGGGTCGTCATGCCGTTCATGGCCCAGGGCTCTTGCTTGCACCTCATGAAGGCAGCATATCCAGATGGGTTTGAAGAGTCTGCTATATGTTCTATGTTGAAAGAAACACTTAAAGCTCTTGATTATCTTCATAGACAAGGGCATATTCACCGGGATGTTAAG GCTGGAAACATACTTCTTGACAACACTGGGGAGGTTAAGCTAGGTGATTTTGGTGTCTCTGCGTGCTTGTTTGACAGTGGAGATAGGCAACGTGCAAGAAACACATTTGTTGGTACCCCATGCTG GATGGCTCCCGAAGTCTTGCAGCCAGGAAGTGGATACAATTCCAA GGCTGATATCTGGTCTTTTGGAATAACTGCTCTGGAGTTGGCTCATGGTCATGCACCTTTCTCCAAATATCCCCCCATGAAG GTACTATTAATGACTATTCAAAATGCGCCGCCTGGCCTTGATTATGACCGTGACAAAAAGTTCTCAAAG TCCTTTAAAGAGATGGTAGCATTGTGTCTGGTGAAAGATCAAACAAAAAGGCCAACCGCTGAAAAGTTGTTGAAACACTCATTTTTCAAGAACGCAAAGCCTCCAGAGATTTGTGTCAAAAAGTTGTTTGCTGATTTGCCACCTCTCTGGACACGAGTAAAAACTCTTGAG GCCAAGGACGCTGCACAGCTTGCTTTGAAAGGAATTGCCTCTGCTGACCAGGAAGCTATATCACAG AGTGAATACCAAAGAGGAGTAAGTGCGTGGAATTTCAATGTTGAAGATTTGAAAGAACAAGCATCTTTG CTAGATGATGATGACAGTCTAGCAGAGAGTAGGGAAGAAGATGAACTTTGTGGCGAACAGTTGCATAATAATAACATTAAAGCAAAGGAAAAAAAATTGAATCCTGAGGTGGAAGAAAAAACTGCTTCTTCTGCTGAACAAACAACACCTAGTCCCAAGTGTAACGTTCCACAGGGAAAGGCTGAGCCAGTGAGACGCCAGACTCAAAGTGGACCACTTTCACCCGGTACTTTGTTAACTAATTCGGATTCAGACAAGGGCCATGGTTACTATTTAAG GCCTGAGAGTGAACGCCAGCCAGCACCATCAGCCCAGAGGGCACCCAGCTTTAGTGGTCCACTGAATCTTCCAAACCGTGCTTCAGCAAACAGTTTTTCAGCTCCTATCAAATCTTCTGGAG GCTTCCGTGATTCTATGGATGACAAGTCGAAGCCTAATGTGGTTCAAATCAAAGGAAGATTTCAAGTAACATCAGAAAACTTAGATCTTGCAAGG GCATCCCCTCTCAGAAAATCTGCCAGTGTTGGGAACTGGATACTCGAATCTAAAATG CAACAGCCAACGGGTCAGCCCATCAAGGAGTTAAGTAATCCTGTGTCTCCCTCATTCATCATGCCTCAACTTCAAAATCTGCTTCAGCAGAATTTAATACAACAG GATCTTATTATTAAGCTACTGAATAGCTTACAAGCTAGTGAAGCAACAGATG CTTCGCAAAATGAAAAGTTGCCACCTTTGCCTCGAGGATCTGATAGCAATGCC GTTATTGAGCTAACGTCTTCCGAGAGGGAAAGGCTACTACTTAACAAGATGTCTGAAATTCGGGCTAG GATGAAAGAGTTGACAGAAGAACTTGAAGAAGAGAAATCAAAAGACACCCGA CTGCAGCAGAAATTGAAATCAGTTACTTGTCAATTGTAG
- the LOC106319548 gene encoding serine/threonine-protein kinase BLUS1-like isoform X2, which produces MWSGGEKKGFSVNPKDYKLMEEVGYGASAVVHRAIYLPTKQVVAIKCLDLDRCNSNLDDIRREAQTMSLIDHPNVIKSFCSFAVDHHLWVVMPFMAQGSCLHLMKAAYPDGFEESAICSMLKETLKALDYLHRQGHIHRDVKAGNILLDNTGEVKLGDFGVSACLFDSGDRQRARNTFVGTPCWMAPEVLQPGSGYNSKADIWSFGITALELAHGHAPFSKYPPMKVLLMTIQNAPPGLDYDRDKKFSKSFKEMVALCLVKDQTKRPTAEKLLKHSFFKNAKPPEICVKKLFADLPPLWTRVKTLEAKDAAQLALKGIASADQEAISQSEYQRGVSAWNFNVEDLKEQASLLDDDDSLAESREEDELCGEQLHNNNIKAKEKKLNPEVEEKTASSAEQTTPSPKCNVPQGKAEPVRRQTQSGPLSPGTLLTNSDSDKGHGYYLRPESERQPAPSAQRAPSFSGPLNLPNRASANSFSAPIKSSGGFRDSMDDKSKPNVVQIKGRFQVTSENLDLARASPLRKSASVGNWILESKMPTGQPIKELSNPVSPSFIMPQLQNLLQQNLIQQDLIIKLLNSLQASEATDASQNEKLPPLPRGSDSNAVIELTSSERERLLLNKMSEIRARMKELTEELEEEKSKDTRLQQKLKSVTCQL; this is translated from the exons ATGTGGAGCGGTGGGGAGAAGAAAGGTTTCTCTGTGAACCCTAAAGACTATAAGCTAATGGAAGAAGTTGGGTATGGTGCTAGTGCTGTTGTCCATCGAGCAATTTATCTTCCTACCAAACAAGTCGTCGCTATCAAGTGTTTGGATCTCGATCGCTGCAACTCCAATCTG GATGATATAAGGAGGGAAGCGCAGACCATGAGTTTGATAGATCACCCCAACGTTATAAAGTCGTTTTGTTCGTTTGCTGTTGACCATCACCTCTGGGTCGTCATGCCGTTCATGGCCCAGGGCTCTTGCTTGCACCTCATGAAGGCAGCATATCCAGATGGGTTTGAAGAGTCTGCTATATGTTCTATGTTGAAAGAAACACTTAAAGCTCTTGATTATCTTCATAGACAAGGGCATATTCACCGGGATGTTAAG GCTGGAAACATACTTCTTGACAACACTGGGGAGGTTAAGCTAGGTGATTTTGGTGTCTCTGCGTGCTTGTTTGACAGTGGAGATAGGCAACGTGCAAGAAACACATTTGTTGGTACCCCATGCTG GATGGCTCCCGAAGTCTTGCAGCCAGGAAGTGGATACAATTCCAA GGCTGATATCTGGTCTTTTGGAATAACTGCTCTGGAGTTGGCTCATGGTCATGCACCTTTCTCCAAATATCCCCCCATGAAG GTACTATTAATGACTATTCAAAATGCGCCGCCTGGCCTTGATTATGACCGTGACAAAAAGTTCTCAAAG TCCTTTAAAGAGATGGTAGCATTGTGTCTGGTGAAAGATCAAACAAAAAGGCCAACCGCTGAAAAGTTGTTGAAACACTCATTTTTCAAGAACGCAAAGCCTCCAGAGATTTGTGTCAAAAAGTTGTTTGCTGATTTGCCACCTCTCTGGACACGAGTAAAAACTCTTGAG GCCAAGGACGCTGCACAGCTTGCTTTGAAAGGAATTGCCTCTGCTGACCAGGAAGCTATATCACAG AGTGAATACCAAAGAGGAGTAAGTGCGTGGAATTTCAATGTTGAAGATTTGAAAGAACAAGCATCTTTG CTAGATGATGATGACAGTCTAGCAGAGAGTAGGGAAGAAGATGAACTTTGTGGCGAACAGTTGCATAATAATAACATTAAAGCAAAGGAAAAAAAATTGAATCCTGAGGTGGAAGAAAAAACTGCTTCTTCTGCTGAACAAACAACACCTAGTCCCAAGTGTAACGTTCCACAGGGAAAGGCTGAGCCAGTGAGACGCCAGACTCAAAGTGGACCACTTTCACCCGGTACTTTGTTAACTAATTCGGATTCAGACAAGGGCCATGGTTACTATTTAAG GCCTGAGAGTGAACGCCAGCCAGCACCATCAGCCCAGAGGGCACCCAGCTTTAGTGGTCCACTGAATCTTCCAAACCGTGCTTCAGCAAACAGTTTTTCAGCTCCTATCAAATCTTCTGGAG GCTTCCGTGATTCTATGGATGACAAGTCGAAGCCTAATGTGGTTCAAATCAAAGGAAGATTTCAAGTAACATCAGAAAACTTAGATCTTGCAAGG GCATCCCCTCTCAGAAAATCTGCCAGTGTTGGGAACTGGATACTCGAATCTAAAATG CCAACGGGTCAGCCCATCAAGGAGTTAAGTAATCCTGTGTCTCCCTCATTCATCATGCCTCAACTTCAAAATCTGCTTCAGCAGAATTTAATACAACAG GATCTTATTATTAAGCTACTGAATAGCTTACAAGCTAGTGAAGCAACAGATG CTTCGCAAAATGAAAAGTTGCCACCTTTGCCTCGAGGATCTGATAGCAATGCC GTTATTGAGCTAACGTCTTCCGAGAGGGAAAGGCTACTACTTAACAAGATGTCTGAAATTCGGGCTAG GATGAAAGAGTTGACAGAAGAACTTGAAGAAGAGAAATCAAAAGACACCCGA CTGCAGCAGAAATTGAAATCAGTTACTTGTCAATTGTAG